The Plasmodium knowlesi strain H genome assembly, chromosome: 14 genome has a segment encoding these proteins:
- a CDS encoding Drosophila nmda1-like protein: protein MYNNQNGMPAPPANGGQSYGAVYNHGSSYNYNYGQGKGNNEQKGYYYDAPTRATAANGGLYDEFSLNEFSSTKIRHGFIRKVYSILSIQLLITFGCSALAVLYQPFNAFIVANYTLFFVLGIILSLPIMIALACAPNIARKYPSNYFLLLLITLGMTLIVTLASARTNSEIFFYAFGTTSVVVVGLTIFAFQTKWDFTGWYVYLFMAFLILMVLGIVGIFVRSKIFNLVFAGISAFLLSISIIVDTQLIIGGKHKKYEFSVDDYIFATLALYMDIINLFLSILSIFSNAE, encoded by the coding sequence ATGTATAACAACCAGAATGGAATGCCAGCCCCCCCAGCCAACGGGGGCCAAAGCTACGGAGCTGTATACAATCACGGATCATCCTACAATTACAATTATggacaaggaaaaggaaacaacGAACAGAAAGGATACTATTATGATGCACCGACAAGGGCCACAGCAGCCAATGGAGGATTGTACGATGAATTTTCTCTTAACGAATTCTCTTCCACCAAAATTAGACATGGCTTTATTAGAAAAGTATATTCCATATTATCCATCCAACTTTTGATTACTTTTGGTTGTTCAGCATTAGCAGTTCTCTACCAACCATTTAATGCGTTTATAGTGGCCAATTACACTCTCTTCTTCGTCCTCGGTATCATTTTAAGCTTACCAATAATGATAGCCTTGGCTTGTGCACCAAATATAGCAAGAAAATACCCTAGTAATTATTTTCTACTTCTTTTAATAACTCTTGGTATGACACTTATTGTAACATTAGCAAGTGCGAGAACAAAttcagaaatatttttttatgccttTGGGACAACATCTGTTGTGGTTGTAGGGTTAACGATCTTTGCCTTTCAGACAAAATGGGATttcaccggatggtacgtaTACTTGTTTATGGCCTTCTTAATATTAATGGTACTAGGCATTGTAGGCATTTTTGTGCGTAGCAAAATCTTTAACTTAGTATTTGCAGGAATTAGCGCCTTCCTACTTTCCATTTCCATCATCGTGGATACCCAACTCATTATTGGTGGAAAACACAAGAAGTATGAGTTCTCCGTTGATGACTACATTTTTGCCACCTTGGCTCTGTACATGGATATAAttaatttgtttctttccatcctatccattttttccaacgcCGAATGA
- a CDS encoding pre-mRNA-splicing factor RBM22, putative — protein sequence MDRYGHNVRADVKKQGAESAELPILCETCLGENPYVRLIKEENGKECKICNNPFTLFRWKPGQKSRYKQTIICNMCAKVKNVCQTCLFDLQYNLPVQVRDKFLETSIVSMPENETNRNFFLEQVEKNLDTNTYNKIDRGNMDLSKLRRRDPYFKRNMARVCSFWRKNECNRGAECPYLHKEIHMDKSLSNQNIKSRYTGENDVLAEKILTRYEKQNEDNRFMANNICIHGISEAVSQVNVKDCFKKFGEIKSIKMIPKDSKMFISYANSQSAKKAAETYKDGLELNGSNLTVILQEEVMPRGSAPLVPPPRGGGVPPGAAAHGWYNSKWQNQRNVNFMKKNNKADAPPPPGMMMPARPMFFPYQNYNFNPKAPNSAPYLSMRPSEAEQRK from the coding sequence ATGGACAGATACGGACACAACGTTAGGGCTGACGTGAAAAAACAAGGAGCAGAAAGCGCAGAACTCCCCATACTTTGTGAAACGTGCCTAGGAGAAAACCCCTACGTTCGATtgataaaagaagaaaatggaaaagagtGTAAAATTTGCAATAACCCCTTCACCCTATTTAGATGGAAACCAGGGCAGAAGTCTCGATACAAACAAACAATTATCTGTAACATGTGtgcaaaagtgaaaaatgtatGCCAGACATGTTTATTTGATTTACAATATAATTTACCTGTACAAGTCAGGGACAAATTTCTAGAAACGAGTATTGTGTCCATGCCAGAAAATGAAACGaataggaatttttttttggaacaagtggaaaaaaatcttGATACCAATACGTATAACAAAATTGATAGGGGCAATATGGATTTATCAAAATTGAGAAGGAGGGATCcttattttaaaagaaatatggCAAGGGTTTGTagtttttggagaaaaaatgaatgtaaTAGAGGAGCAGAATGTCCCTATCTTCATAAAGAAATACACATGGACAAATCGCTAAGTAatcaaaatattaaaagtAGGTATACTGGAGAAAATGATGTCTTAGCTGAAAAAATACTTACAAGGTATGAAAAGCAAAATGAAGATAACCGATTTATGGCAAACAACATTTGTATTCATGGAATTAGCGAAGCTGTAAGTCAGGTTAATGTTAAAgattgttttaaaaaatttggtgAAATAAAATCAATTAAAATGATCCCTAAGGATTCCAAAATGTTCATTTCATATGCAAACTCACAATCTGCAAAGAAAGCGGCAGAGACGTATAAAGATGGCCTCGAATTGAATGGTTCCAACTTAACCGTTATTCTCCAGGAAGAAGTAATGCCCAGAGGTTCTGCGCCACTTGTGCCCCCCCCACGAGGCGGAGGAGTTCCTCCAGGGGCTGCTGCACATGGGTGGTACAACAGTAAGTGGCAAAACCAGAGGAATGTCAAttttatgaagaaaaataacaaagCAGATGCTCCGCCACCACCCGGCATGATGATGCCTGCACGCCCTATGTTCTTCCCTTATCAGAATTACAATTTTAATCCCAAGGCACCTAACTCCGCACCCTATTTGTCTATGCGCCCCTCCGAGGCGGAGCAGCGCAAGTAG